Proteins encoded by one window of Gemmatimonadaceae bacterium:
- a CDS encoding sigma-54 dependent transcriptional regulator, protein MTSSTTPERPSLERGGASAEAQPSRGIRVLVAEDEENLAQILCTFLRSRGHQVVCVGDGKAALQALRDEAYDVAIVDIVMPEVDGLEVLRQLRSEPEPPEVIVITGNGTVETAITAMKLGAYDYLAKPYRMAEIDVLVRRAWEKHQLARENRYLQARLSRVDSTPEVVTQYAPMHAVLALLERIATTDSPVLITGESGTGKRLLARAIHRLSGRTGPIVEADSSLLAEGVLDIELFGHERGAFSGAVTRKAGLIELAAGGTLFIGDIGMLSTKLQSKLARTLEHGSFFRVGGTQKVEVSARLVTSSNHDLAQAVEDGRFRDDLLCRVNAVTVALPPLRERTVDIPLLAQHFLTQLAGSSAPTLTPDAIALMQAYPWPGNVRELRNAMERVALLSSDDHTEIRAQDLPLSSPNSAPRASVGSQVTLAELERHHIEAVLSQSNWHQGRAAKTLGISSKTLYRKIREYGLARPKKG, encoded by the coding sequence ATGACGAGCAGCACGACTCCCGAGCGCCCGAGTCTCGAACGGGGGGGCGCGTCGGCCGAAGCGCAGCCGAGCCGCGGCATTCGCGTACTCGTCGCCGAGGACGAGGAGAATCTCGCGCAGATTCTGTGCACCTTTCTGCGCAGCCGCGGGCATCAAGTCGTGTGCGTCGGCGACGGCAAGGCGGCGCTCCAGGCGCTCCGCGACGAGGCGTACGACGTCGCGATCGTCGACATCGTGATGCCCGAAGTGGACGGACTCGAAGTGCTGCGCCAACTGCGTTCCGAGCCGGAGCCGCCCGAGGTCATCGTGATCACCGGGAATGGCACCGTCGAGACGGCGATCACCGCGATGAAACTCGGCGCGTACGACTATCTCGCGAAGCCGTATCGCATGGCGGAGATCGACGTGCTCGTGCGCCGCGCGTGGGAGAAGCACCAGCTCGCGCGTGAAAACCGCTATCTCCAGGCTCGCCTGTCGCGCGTGGACTCGACGCCCGAAGTCGTGACGCAGTACGCGCCGATGCACGCCGTGCTGGCGCTGCTCGAGCGGATCGCGACCACGGACTCACCGGTGCTCATCACCGGCGAGTCGGGGACGGGCAAACGTCTTCTCGCGCGCGCGATCCACCGTTTGTCGGGACGCACCGGACCGATCGTCGAAGCGGACAGCTCGCTCCTCGCCGAGGGCGTGCTCGACATCGAGTTGTTCGGCCACGAGCGCGGCGCGTTCAGCGGCGCGGTGACGAGGAAGGCGGGGCTCATCGAGCTCGCGGCCGGCGGCACGCTGTTCATCGGCGACATCGGAATGCTCAGCACCAAGCTCCAGTCGAAGCTCGCGCGCACGTTGGAGCACGGGAGCTTCTTCCGTGTGGGCGGCACGCAGAAGGTCGAAGTGAGCGCGCGGCTGGTGACGTCGAGCAACCACGACCTCGCGCAAGCGGTCGAAGACGGCCGGTTCCGCGACGATCTCCTGTGCCGCGTCAACGCGGTCACTGTCGCGCTCCCGCCGCTGCGCGAGCGAACGGTGGACATCCCGCTACTCGCGCAGCACTTCCTCACGCAGCTCGCCGGATCGTCCGCGCCGACGTTGACGCCCGACGCGATCGCGCTGATGCAGGCGTACCCGTGGCCCGGGAACGTGCGGGAGCTGCGCAACGCGATGGAACGGGTCGCTCTGCTCTCGAGCGACGATCACACCGAGATTCGCGCGCAGGACCTTCCGCTCTCGTCCCCCAATTCCGCGCCTCGCGCCTCGGTCGGCTCTCAGGTGACCCTGGCCGAGCTCGAGCGACATCACATCGAGGCGGTCCTGTCGCAGTCGAACTGGCACCAGGGCCGGGCGGCGAAGACGCTCGGCATCTCGTCCAAGACGCTGTACAGGAAGATCCGCGAGTACGGCCTGGCTCGTCCCAAGAAAGGCTAA
- a CDS encoding response regulator transcription factor: MRILVIEDDPTVGQYVKRGLEEQRWSVDLVTDGEEGERRAGSEAYDLVVLDMRLPGKSGLDLLHTLRARGFERPVLVLTAQDAVDAKVTALRAGADDYVTKPFAFEELLARVEALARRPRALASPTLVVADLVLDQATREVRRAGELIELTPKEFTVLEYLMRHSGRVMSRTLITEYAWGYHFDPGTNIVDVVINHLRKKVDAKHGNRLITTVRGVGYMIKDEKSDGRREEKREERREATGRGSHTRTPAAGRGPVGDPKER; encoded by the coding sequence ATGCGAATCCTCGTCATCGAGGACGATCCGACCGTCGGGCAGTACGTGAAGCGGGGGCTCGAGGAGCAGCGCTGGTCCGTCGATCTCGTCACTGACGGCGAGGAAGGGGAGCGGCGCGCCGGCTCGGAAGCCTACGACCTCGTCGTCCTCGACATGCGCCTGCCGGGAAAATCCGGCCTCGATCTGCTGCACACGCTCCGCGCGCGAGGGTTCGAGCGTCCGGTGCTCGTGCTCACCGCGCAGGACGCGGTGGACGCCAAGGTCACCGCGCTGAGAGCGGGCGCCGACGACTACGTCACCAAGCCGTTCGCGTTCGAGGAGCTGCTGGCGCGCGTCGAAGCCCTGGCGCGCCGGCCGCGCGCGCTCGCGTCACCGACGCTCGTCGTCGCCGATCTCGTGCTCGACCAGGCGACGCGCGAGGTGCGCCGCGCCGGCGAGCTGATCGAGCTGACGCCCAAGGAGTTCACGGTTCTCGAATACCTGATGCGACACTCCGGTCGCGTCATGAGCCGAACGCTGATCACTGAGTACGCCTGGGGATACCATTTTGATCCGGGCACGAACATCGTCGACGTGGTCATCAACCACCTTCGAAAGAAGGTCGATGCCAAGCACGGCAATCGCCTGATCACCACCGTGCGCGGCGTCGGCTATATGATCAAAGACGAGAAATCGGACGGGCGTCGTGAAGAGAAGCGAGAGGAGCGGCGCGAGGCGACCGGCCGAGGGTCGCACACCCGCACACCCGCCGCCGGTCGCGGGCCAGTGGGGGATCCGAAGGAGCGCTGA
- a CDS encoding HAMP domain-containing sensor histidine kinase produces MMSTRARLTVSYAMLLLATMITFVVALFVGQSKSATQATVATNAFHVADSVVLTLQTGQRLHPKLTYIDSADKNSPQTKGTKELGDLLDPLPGYFMVLDPAGKQLYTSTLMRLLSSDDQTQFLRAALRLTDESTYLLVSVRGDSLRLLAVERGATAAGPNFSRVIAAMPLTGNDVPTQLLVGTMLMLAPIIFLVSMGVAYLVVGRSFRPVDDLINEVEAITDGRSLHRRLPADTSNDELARLSLTVNAMLSRLETSFGALRRFTADASHELKTPLTVLRADVERAMHPATSRGDRMVALEEALQETARMSDLVNSLLTLARADEGRFDIHRTPIEMEPLLKEIYETAVILGEDAGLSLKLTALENGVVMGDRTRLRQLLLNVVTNAIKYTPRGGHVELSATRRGEDEIAIAVRDTGIGIAANELPHVFDRFWRADRARSRHSERGGFGLGLAIAQWIVQAHEGTITVQSRLGRGSIFTIVLPIVAQPPANAPEAAAREPEPAVEPAEG; encoded by the coding sequence ATGATGTCGACACGGGCAAGGCTCACCGTTTCGTACGCCATGCTGCTGCTGGCGACGATGATCACCTTCGTCGTCGCGCTGTTCGTCGGCCAATCGAAGAGCGCCACGCAGGCCACCGTCGCGACGAACGCGTTTCACGTCGCGGACAGCGTCGTGCTGACGCTCCAGACCGGCCAACGGCTGCATCCGAAGCTCACGTACATCGACAGCGCGGACAAGAATTCGCCGCAGACGAAGGGCACCAAGGAGCTCGGCGATCTGCTCGACCCGCTGCCGGGCTACTTCATGGTGCTCGACCCCGCCGGCAAGCAGCTGTACACGTCGACGCTCATGCGGCTCTTGTCGAGCGACGACCAGACCCAGTTCCTCAGGGCCGCACTGCGGCTGACGGACGAGAGCACGTATCTGCTGGTGAGCGTGCGCGGCGACTCGCTTCGCCTGTTGGCGGTGGAGAGAGGCGCGACCGCGGCGGGGCCCAACTTCTCGCGCGTCATCGCGGCGATGCCGCTCACTGGCAACGACGTTCCCACACAGCTGCTCGTCGGCACGATGCTCATGCTCGCGCCGATCATCTTCCTCGTGTCGATGGGGGTCGCGTACCTCGTCGTCGGTAGATCGTTCAGGCCGGTGGACGACCTGATCAACGAGGTCGAGGCCATCACCGACGGACGCAGTCTTCACCGCCGGCTTCCCGCGGACACGAGCAACGACGAGCTGGCGCGCCTGAGTCTCACGGTGAACGCCATGTTGTCGCGCCTCGAGACGTCGTTCGGCGCGCTGCGCCGGTTCACGGCCGACGCGAGCCACGAGCTGAAGACGCCGCTCACCGTTCTTCGCGCGGACGTCGAGCGTGCGATGCACCCGGCGACCAGCCGCGGCGACCGGATGGTCGCGCTCGAGGAGGCGCTTCAGGAAACGGCGCGGATGTCGGACTTGGTGAACAGCCTCCTCACGCTGGCGCGCGCCGACGAGGGACGATTCGACATCCATCGCACGCCGATCGAGATGGAGCCGCTGCTCAAAGAGATCTACGAGACGGCGGTCATCCTCGGCGAGGACGCGGGGCTTTCGCTGAAGCTCACGGCGCTCGAGAACGGCGTGGTGATGGGCGACCGAACGCGCCTGCGCCAATTGCTGCTCAACGTCGTCACGAACGCGATCAAGTACACGCCGCGCGGCGGGCACGTGGAGCTCTCGGCGACGCGCCGCGGCGAAGATGAGATCGCCATTGCGGTTCGCGACACCGGAATCGGCATCGCGGCGAACGAGTTGCCGCACGTTTTCGACCGCTTCTGGCGCGCCGACCGCGCACGGTCGCGTCACTCGGAGCGCGGCGGATTCGGTCTGGGGCTCGCGATCGCGCAGTGGATCGTGCAGGCGCACGAGGGGACGATCACGGTGCAGTCGCGCCTCGGGCGCGGCTCGATTTTCACGATCGTTTTGCCGATCGTCGCGCAGCCGCCCGCCAACGCCCCCGAGGCTGCGGCGAGAGAGCCCGAGCCGGCGGTGGAACCTGCCGAGGGATGA